From the Leptolyngbya sp. O-77 genome, one window contains:
- a CDS encoding pre-peptidase C-terminal domain-containing protein, with amino-acid sequence MTPPDRAGNTLNAARRIRLSETPKSFRDFVGGKDLDFYQFRVLRASQFSLNLSELTANADVALLDDQGTALLQSARKGKRPEVIRDTLAAGTYFIRVVPNRANQRTNYKLMLSAAPLKTSDFKIEIDYRFDTRGWFTPLRRAVLEAAAEVWSTIIRSEFPDVPTGKRTPNVRNPATGGTVRTFVTDRPIDDLTIFAGARELGGTTLALSGPSGYFVGESRYEGDAFQPWIGSMAFDITTDWYFDRTLDSTSDIPSNQQDFFSTALHEIAHVLGFGTSRAFSRLKLSSGFGGSSTIAQNGGNPLPLDSSEHIRNGYTFGGVGEPLMTPFAQRGQRKRATVLDIAVLNDLGHTVSYGNASINPFSTQAARFARQGARQGSASTKGALGQRLMLAYGRCGCSGCLVDAGAARGLA; translated from the coding sequence ATGACTCCTCCCGATCGCGCTGGAAATACCTTAAACGCCGCGCGGCGTATTCGCCTATCAGAAACGCCCAAGTCCTTTCGGGATTTCGTAGGCGGCAAGGATCTGGATTTCTACCAATTTCGAGTGCTGCGAGCCAGCCAGTTTTCGCTGAATCTGTCGGAGCTAACGGCAAATGCAGATGTGGCTCTGCTGGATGACCAGGGCACAGCCCTGCTCCAGTCGGCTCGAAAGGGGAAGCGCCCGGAGGTAATTCGCGACACTCTGGCAGCAGGCACCTACTTTATCCGCGTTGTGCCCAATCGGGCAAACCAGCGGACAAATTACAAGCTTATGCTGTCGGCTGCGCCGCTAAAGACTAGCGACTTCAAAATTGAAATCGACTATCGCTTTGACACGAGGGGTTGGTTTACCCCGCTACGGCGAGCCGTACTAGAGGCAGCAGCAGAGGTCTGGTCTACGATTATCCGGAGTGAGTTTCCTGACGTGCCGACGGGGAAACGCACGCCAAACGTCCGAAATCCGGCCACGGGGGGAACCGTGCGAACCTTTGTGACCGATCGCCCAATTGACGATTTGACCATCTTTGCCGGGGCGCGAGAACTGGGCGGCACGACGCTGGCGCTGTCTGGGCCGTCGGGCTATTTTGTGGGCGAGAGCCGCTATGAGGGCGATGCGTTTCAGCCGTGGATTGGCTCGATGGCGTTCGACATCACGACAGATTGGTATTTTGACCGCACGCTCGACAGCACCAGCGATATTCCCAGCAATCAGCAGGACTTTTTCTCAACCGCGCTGCATGAAATTGCCCATGTATTGGGCTTCGGCACCAGCCGCGCTTTCAGTCGGCTCAAGCTCAGTAGCGGCTTTGGTGGGTCAAGTACCATAGCGCAGAATGGCGGCAACCCCCTGCCGCTGGATAGTTCCGAGCATATCCGCAATGGCTACACGTTTGGCGGCGTGGGGGAACCTCTGATGACTCCTTTTGCCCAGCGCGGCCAGCGCAAGCGGGCAACCGTTCTTGATATTGCAGTGCTAAATGACCTGGGCCATACCGTGTCCTATGGCAACGCCAGCATAAACCCCTTTAGCACGCAGGCGGCCCGGTTTGCGAGACAGGGAGCGCGGCAAGGGAGCGCATCGACAAAGGGGGCACTGGGTCAACGGCTGATGTTGGCCTATGGGCGCTGTGGCTGTAGCGGCTGTCTGGTGGATGCGGGGGCGGCTAGAGGATTGGCATAG
- a CDS encoding glyoxalase-like domain protein yields the protein MALPLMTASLADPLFTKLLFTQLFSLFLAIPIDGLLSTQGVMVMLLVAYAGAMWMFLSSAPKVYTIMVSDLELARRFYEEVLDLPAADVPLHYYYNYEQTIGGAGLDPLYLSGTTGYSTSPSLSNPDGLWYQLRKKTQLHVITGASLGEKNRQRHVCFDHDCLEQMLLRIQSRGAQYKIRSDKPLNFLVKDWDGRIFEMSEVAN from the coding sequence ATGGCTCTCCCTCTAATGACCGCTTCACTAGCAGACCCCCTGTTCACCAAGCTTCTATTCACCCAGTTGTTCTCCCTCTTCCTGGCGATCCCAATTGATGGGCTGTTGTCTACTCAGGGCGTGATGGTAATGCTGCTGGTCGCCTACGCCGGAGCCATGTGGATGTTCCTTTCCAGCGCCCCCAAGGTCTACACCATCATGGTGTCGGATTTGGAACTGGCGCGGCGGTTTTATGAAGAGGTGCTGGATTTGCCCGCCGCCGATGTGCCGCTGCATTATTACTACAACTACGAGCAGACCATTGGCGGGGCTGGGTTAGACCCGCTCTACCTATCGGGCACCACTGGCTATTCCACCAGCCCCTCGCTCAGCAATCCCGACGGACTGTGGTACCAACTCCGCAAAAAGACCCAACTTCATGTGATTACGGGTGCAAGCCTGGGCGAAAAGAACCGCCAGCGCCATGTCTGCTTTGATCATGACTGTCTGGAGCAAATGCTGTTGCGAATTCAGAGCCGAGGCGCACAGTACAAAATTCGTAGCGACAAGCCGCTGAACTTTTTGGTAAAAGACTGGGACGGTCGGATTTTTGAGATGTCTGAAGTGGCAAACTAG
- a CDS encoding LysE family translocator has translation MPYFPQWSFWQPFPASVSSTVSSRAASLGFLHGVLTAAGIVVGDLLFIAIALWGLSFLSSALGSLVFLIKYLGGAYLIWLGVRLFRARAQPVETQALSYSSRVSSFLTGLLITLADQKATLFYLGFFPAFLDMSQVSYVDAGVIMLVAIAAVGGVKVIYALLADQTRFLLGAGLSTRLNAIAGGVMIAVGLLLILTAA, from the coding sequence TTGCCCTATTTTCCGCAATGGTCGTTCTGGCAGCCATTCCCAGCGTCAGTGTCCTCAACAGTCTCCTCGCGGGCCGCCAGCCTTGGGTTTCTGCATGGCGTGTTGACGGCAGCAGGTATCGTGGTGGGTGATCTCCTGTTTATTGCGATCGCCCTGTGGGGACTCTCATTTCTATCCAGCGCCCTGGGCAGCCTGGTGTTTCTGATCAAATATCTGGGCGGAGCCTATCTAATCTGGCTGGGCGTTCGGCTCTTTCGGGCTAGGGCGCAGCCTGTGGAAACGCAGGCCCTCTCCTACTCGTCGAGGGTCTCCAGTTTTCTAACCGGGCTGCTGATTACCCTGGCTGATCAGAAGGCGACGCTGTTTTACCTCGGCTTTTTCCCTGCGTTTCTGGATATGTCTCAGGTGTCCTATGTCGATGCAGGCGTGATTATGCTGGTGGCGATCGCCGCGGTTGGGGGCGTGAAGGTCATCTACGCGCTGCTAGCAGACCAAACCCGGTTCCTCCTGGGCGCGGGGCTAAGCACTCGGCTGAATGCGATCGCAGGCGGTGTGATGATAGCAGTTGGGCTATTGCTGATTCTCACTGCGGCATGA
- a CDS encoding glutaredoxin family protein yields the protein MKLILYSKPGCHLCEGLQEKLTQVQSISVDLEIRDITTRDDWFQAYQYEIPVLVWQRDRPDSPPDLVPLPRLSPRAGVAQLEALLQKALAAA from the coding sequence ATGAAGCTCATTCTCTACAGCAAGCCCGGATGCCACTTGTGCGAGGGACTTCAAGAAAAGCTGACGCAGGTGCAAAGCATTTCCGTCGATCTGGAAATTCGTGACATCACCACTCGCGACGACTGGTTTCAGGCCTATCAGTATGAGATTCCGGTGCTGGTCTGGCAGCGCGATCGCCCCGATTCCCCGCCCGACTTGGTTCCACTGCCCCGCCTGTCGCCCCGGGCCGGCGTGGCGCAACTGGAGGCGCTGCTGCAAAAGGCGCTGGCCGCAGCGTGA
- the cysH gene encoding phosphoadenosine phosphosulfate reductase: MTQSVDAPAQTQPFDLDALNQQFDTAHPKDILAWSVENIPTGLVQTSAFNVDDLVLTDILYKQLKPAQPVPVLFLDTLHHFPQTLELVAKAKDLYTLNLQVYKIQDVDTREAFAAKYGEALWNSDILKFHDLTKIEPLQRGLSELNTVAWITGRRRDQATTRAEMPVFELDKQGRLKINPLASWTRKDSWAYVAEHGMIYNPLHDQGYPSIGDEPITTPVSEGEDERAGRWRGTGKTECGIHI, translated from the coding sequence ATGACTCAATCCGTAGACGCTCCGGCGCAGACACAGCCGTTCGACCTAGACGCGCTCAATCAGCAGTTTGACACCGCCCATCCCAAAGACATCCTCGCCTGGAGCGTAGAAAATATCCCCACTGGCCTTGTGCAAACCAGCGCTTTTAACGTCGATGACCTGGTGCTGACGGACATTCTTTACAAGCAGCTTAAGCCCGCTCAGCCCGTTCCTGTGCTGTTTTTGGACACGCTTCACCACTTTCCTCAAACCCTAGAACTGGTCGCCAAAGCAAAAGATTTGTACACCCTCAACCTCCAGGTCTACAAAATTCAGGACGTAGACACCCGCGAAGCCTTTGCCGCAAAGTACGGCGAGGCGCTGTGGAATAGCGACATCCTCAAGTTCCACGACCTGACCAAAATCGAGCCGCTTCAGCGCGGACTGAGCGAACTCAACACCGTCGCCTGGATCACCGGCCGCCGCCGCGACCAGGCCACCACCCGCGCCGAGATGCCCGTGTTTGAGCTAGACAAGCAGGGCCGCCTCAAGATCAATCCTCTAGCCTCGTGGACGCGCAAAGATAGCTGGGCCTACGTCGCAGAACACGGCATGATCTATAACCCGCTGCACGACCAGGGCTATCCCAGCATTGGCGACGAGCCGATCACCACGCCCGTCAGCGAAGGCGAAGACGAGCGGGCCGGACGCTGGCGCGGTACTGGCAAGACCGAGTGCGGCATTCACATTTAG
- a CDS encoding ligase-associated DNA damage response exonuclease: MTLITVRPEGLYCEAGDFFIDPWRPVNTALITHAHSDHARSGSARYIATEISAGVLKKRLGENIRLQGATYGEKLKLGETWVSFHAAGHVLGSAQIRVEHQDEVWVVSGDYKRDADPTCEPFEVVECDRFITEATFGLPIYNWQSGTEVCRQIYDWWQSDLERPSLLFCYAFGKAQRILSELRHFCDRPVYVHGAIHALTEIYRSLGIPMVQTIPTSEMPRSYKFQGDLVLSPPSGHRSSWMKRFQHPQTAFASGWMAVRGARRRRGYERGFVLSDHADWNGLVNTVLQTKAKTVYVTHGQTDVLSRFLKEAHHIDAMPLKTLFEGEGDI, from the coding sequence ATGACTCTGATTACCGTTCGCCCTGAAGGACTCTATTGCGAGGCGGGCGACTTTTTTATCGACCCGTGGCGACCTGTAAATACTGCACTGATTACCCACGCCCATTCTGACCATGCGCGATCGGGGTCGGCTCGCTACATTGCAACCGAGATTTCAGCAGGCGTGCTGAAAAAACGACTGGGCGAGAACATTCGGCTTCAGGGCGCGACCTACGGCGAAAAACTGAAGTTGGGAGAAACCTGGGTCTCGTTTCATGCGGCGGGGCATGTGCTGGGTTCGGCGCAGATCCGCGTGGAACATCAGGACGAAGTGTGGGTCGTGTCGGGCGACTATAAGCGCGATGCAGACCCGACCTGCGAACCGTTTGAGGTGGTGGAGTGCGATCGCTTTATTACCGAAGCAACTTTTGGTTTGCCGATTTACAACTGGCAGAGCGGAACGGAGGTGTGCAGGCAAATTTACGACTGGTGGCAAAGCGACTTGGAACGTCCCTCGCTGCTGTTTTGCTATGCCTTTGGCAAGGCGCAGCGAATTCTCAGTGAACTCAGGCATTTCTGCGATCGCCCTGTTTATGTACATGGCGCAATTCACGCACTGACCGAAATTTATCGCAGCCTGGGAATCCCAATGGTGCAAACGATTCCCACCTCCGAGATGCCGCGCAGCTACAAGTTTCAGGGCGACCTGGTGCTATCGCCGCCGTCGGGGCATCGCTCAAGCTGGATGAAGCGATTTCAGCATCCGCAGACCGCCTTTGCGTCTGGCTGGATGGCGGTGCGTGGCGCACGACGCAGACGCGGCTATGAACGGGGATTTGTGCTGTCAGACCATGCCGACTGGAACGGGTTAGTGAACACTGTTCTGCAAACTAAGGCGAAAACAGTGTATGTCACTCATGGACAAACGGATGTGTTGTCAAGATTCTTGAAAGAAGCTCATCACATTGATGCGATGCCGCTGAAGACCCTGTTTGAAGGAGAGGGTGATATTTGA
- a CDS encoding GNAT family N-acetyltransferase: MLTERYIQINNSADLASLANQDGFPLLEARRLELHQPDAHWVLQRSEAVVGYCSLWWRSVPAYPGERLGLIGHYNVADGSAAAGLLNHAAGELLARGCTLAIAPIDGNTWRRYRLLSDRGTEPLFFLEPDNPDNWCEQFEAAGFGAIAHYSSALATDLTQVDPRLAAVEQRLDTAGVKIRPLALDQFDTELERIHTLSLVAFRQNFLYSPISQAEFLTQYRQVHPYVQPELVLLAEQGENLVGFLFAVPDLLQAQRGETVDTVIIKTVAVLPGRAYAGLGNVLVARVQAIAHHLGYRRAIHALMHDDNNSRNLSSRYAYPIRRYTLYARKL, encoded by the coding sequence ATGCTTACAGAACGTTACATCCAGATTAACAATTCTGCTGACTTGGCTTCCCTGGCAAATCAGGACGGTTTTCCGCTCTTAGAAGCGCGGCGATTGGAACTGCACCAGCCCGATGCCCACTGGGTTTTGCAGCGATCTGAAGCCGTTGTCGGGTATTGCTCTCTCTGGTGGCGCTCGGTGCCCGCTTATCCGGGTGAACGGCTGGGCTTGATTGGGCATTACAACGTGGCAGATGGGTCGGCTGCGGCAGGATTGCTCAACCATGCCGCAGGGGAACTGCTGGCTCGTGGCTGCACGCTGGCGATCGCCCCCATCGACGGCAACACCTGGCGGCGCTATCGGCTGCTGAGCGATCGCGGAACGGAGCCGCTGTTTTTTCTGGAGCCGGATAATCCCGATAACTGGTGCGAACAGTTTGAGGCGGCAGGCTTTGGGGCGATCGCACACTATTCCTCAGCGCTGGCAACGGACTTGACCCAGGTCGATCCGCGACTGGCGGCTGTGGAACAGCGGTTGGACACAGCAGGCGTGAAGATTCGCCCGCTGGCACTCGACCAGTTCGACACCGAGCTAGAGCGAATTCACACGCTGTCGCTGGTAGCGTTTCGGCAAAACTTCCTCTATAGCCCAATTTCCCAGGCAGAATTTCTGACGCAATATCGCCAGGTACATCCCTATGTGCAACCGGAGCTAGTGCTGCTGGCAGAACAGGGTGAAAACCTAGTCGGTTTTTTGTTTGCCGTGCCCGATTTGCTCCAGGCGCAGCGCGGCGAAACAGTGGATACGGTGATTATCAAAACGGTGGCGGTGTTGCCGGGTCGCGCCTACGCGGGGCTGGGTAATGTGTTGGTGGCGCGAGTGCAGGCGATCGCCCATCATCTGGGCTATCGTCGCGCCATTCACGCCCTCATGCACGATGACAACAATTCTCGCAATCTGAGCAGCCGTTATGCCTATCCCATTCGGCGTTACACGCTCTATGCCCGCAAACTGTAA
- the rppA gene encoding two-component system response regulator RppA — MQILLVDDEIELTEPLTHVLKREGYAVDVAHDGAEGGTLATQGSYDLLILDWMLPHQSGLEICQSLRAKGDTTPVLFLTAKDTIDDRVAGLDAGADDYLVKPFELRELLARVRALLRRPPSLEPSAPARPASRLAVGDLELDVDNQVAYRQGRTIELSDKESQLLDYLMRHPNQLLTHTQIHEQVWGDAEKIGSNVLAAQIRLLRRKIEGKGESTLIHTVYGKGYRFGE; from the coding sequence ATGCAGATTCTCCTAGTAGACGACGAAATCGAACTCACCGAGCCGCTGACCCACGTCCTCAAGCGTGAAGGCTACGCGGTCGATGTGGCGCACGACGGGGCAGAGGGGGGAACCTTGGCGACTCAGGGCAGCTACGACCTGCTGATTTTGGACTGGATGCTGCCGCACCAGAGCGGACTAGAAATCTGCCAATCGCTCCGCGCCAAAGGCGACACCACACCCGTTCTATTCCTCACCGCCAAAGACACGATCGACGACCGGGTGGCCGGACTGGATGCTGGTGCAGACGATTATCTGGTGAAACCGTTTGAGCTGCGAGAGTTGCTAGCGCGGGTGCGGGCGCTGCTGCGGCGGCCGCCCAGTTTGGAACCGAGCGCGCCAGCCCGGCCTGCATCCCGGCTCGCGGTCGGCGATCTGGAACTGGATGTAGACAACCAAGTCGCCTACCGGCAAGGGCGCACCATTGAGCTATCTGACAAAGAGAGCCAGCTCCTGGACTATCTTATGCGGCATCCAAACCAACTGCTGACTCATACTCAGATCCATGAGCAGGTCTGGGGCGATGCCGAAAAAATCGGCAGCAACGTGCTGGCGGCGCAAATTCGCCTGCTGCGCCGCAAGATCGAGGGCAAGGGGGAGAGTACGCTGATTCACACGGTATATGGGAAAGGGTATCGGTTTGGGGAGTGA
- a CDS encoding protochlorophyllide reductase encodes MQNSQQPTVIITGASSGVGLYATKALAQRGWHVVMACRDLAKAEAAAQSVGVPKDHYTLLHIDLGSLDSVRKFVDEFHATGRSLDALVCNAAVYMPLLKEPLRSPEGYELSVATNHLGHFLLCNLLLGDLKDSPAADKRLVILGTVTANSKELGGKIPIPAPADLGNLEGLEAGFKAPVSMIDGKKFKAGKAYKDSKLCNMITVRELHRRYHDTTGITFSSLYPGCVADTPLFRNSYPIFQKVFPWFQKNITGGYVSQELAGERVAQVVADPAFKQSGVHWSWGNRQKQGRESFVQELSEKATNDALGDRLWTLSAKLVGL; translated from the coding sequence ATGCAAAACTCTCAGCAACCGACCGTAATCATAACCGGAGCCTCTTCGGGAGTGGGGCTATACGCTACCAAAGCCCTGGCCCAGCGAGGATGGCATGTCGTCATGGCCTGTCGAGATCTAGCCAAAGCCGAAGCTGCTGCACAGTCTGTCGGTGTTCCCAAAGATCACTACACGCTACTGCATATTGATCTGGGTTCGCTCGACAGCGTTCGCAAGTTTGTGGATGAGTTTCATGCCACCGGGCGATCGCTCGATGCACTGGTCTGCAATGCTGCCGTCTACATGCCGCTGCTCAAAGAGCCGCTCCGCAGCCCCGAAGGTTACGAACTCAGCGTCGCCACCAATCATCTTGGGCACTTCCTGCTATGCAACCTGCTGCTGGGCGACCTCAAGGATTCCCCCGCAGCGGACAAGCGCCTAGTCATTTTGGGAACCGTCACTGCCAACTCCAAGGAACTGGGTGGCAAGATCCCCATTCCCGCGCCCGCTGACCTGGGCAACCTGGAAGGGCTAGAGGCCGGCTTCAAAGCGCCGGTTTCCATGATCGACGGCAAAAAGTTCAAGGCCGGCAAAGCCTACAAAGACAGCAAGCTCTGCAACATGATTACCGTGCGCGAGTTGCATCGCCGCTATCACGACACCACGGGCATTACCTTCAGTTCACTCTATCCTGGCTGCGTCGCCGACACGCCGCTGTTCCGCAATAGCTACCCAATTTTCCAAAAAGTCTTCCCCTGGTTCCAAAAGAACATCACAGGCGGCTATGTCTCGCAAGAACTGGCGGGCGAGCGCGTGGCGCAGGTCGTAGCTGATCCGGCGTTCAAGCAGTCCGGAGTTCACTGGAGCTGGGGCAACCGTCAAAAGCAGGGGCGCGAGTCCTTTGTGCAGGAGCTTTCGGAAAAGGCCACAAATGATGCCCTGGGCGATCGCCTCTGGACGCTCAGCGCTAAGCTCGTTGGGCTATAG
- a CDS encoding tetratricopeptide repeat protein produces MNMRSSTGRQEKANNADRSRNGLSTTARPALRVQKRWQPRVRRVDTAIAPRAAAPISQTELETALRQEALQAAQRGDHQEAIALFTIILEQNPSSARDYNNRGLVYFQSGDMERAIADYNQALALDSTLDSVYNNRANYYAAQGKFLEAILDYDAALDLNPTNVRAWLNQGITLRELEMHERALECFDFALRLGRLEAHIYAERGRTHHLWGDWNAALADYQRAIERLLLPNTATPGGAARLRLQIEVWRDELLAPLESEP; encoded by the coding sequence ATGAACATGCGCTCTTCTACAGGTCGGCAAGAAAAAGCGAACAATGCAGATCGGTCGCGCAATGGTCTTAGCACGACTGCCCGGCCAGCCCTTAGAGTGCAGAAGCGCTGGCAGCCCAGAGTGCGACGAGTAGACACGGCGATCGCCCCTCGTGCTGCGGCTCCCATCAGCCAGACCGAGTTGGAAACGGCGCTGCGTCAGGAAGCCCTCCAGGCAGCCCAGCGCGGCGATCATCAAGAGGCGATCGCCCTATTCACCATCATTCTGGAGCAAAACCCCAGCAGCGCCCGTGACTACAACAATCGTGGCCTGGTCTACTTCCAAAGCGGAGACATGGAGCGGGCGATCGCCGACTATAACCAAGCGCTCGCGCTAGATTCCACGCTCGACAGCGTGTATAACAATCGCGCCAACTACTACGCCGCTCAGGGCAAGTTTCTAGAAGCCATCCTGGACTACGACGCAGCCCTTGATCTGAACCCAACCAACGTCCGCGCCTGGCTCAATCAGGGGATTACGCTGCGTGAGCTAGAGATGCACGAGCGCGCTCTAGAATGCTTTGACTTTGCGCTGCGGCTGGGTCGTCTGGAAGCCCACATCTACGCCGAGCGGGGTCGCACACATCACCTCTGGGGCGACTGGAACGCTGCCCTGGCAGACTATCAGCGAGCAATTGAGCGGCTATTGCTGCCCAATACGGCCACGCCTGGTGGAGCCGCTCGACTGCGCCTTCAGATCGAAGTCTGGAGAGATGAACTGCTTGCGCCGCTGGAATCGGAGCCATAA
- the aroQ gene encoding type II 3-dehydroquinate dehydratase: protein MSNLSILVLHGPNLNLLGHREPGIYGRETLDSINQSLQDAAVQLGVQLDSFQSNHEGALVDAIHGAMGVQDGLLINPGAYTHTSIAIRDAIAAVALPTVEVHLSNVYRRESFRHHSYIAPVAVGQISGFGAFSYVLGLRALVHHLTHVLLE, encoded by the coding sequence GTGTCCAATCTGAGCATCCTAGTCTTGCATGGCCCAAATCTGAACCTGCTGGGACACAGAGAGCCGGGGATTTACGGACGGGAGACTCTTGATAGCATTAATCAGTCATTGCAGGATGCAGCAGTTCAGCTTGGTGTTCAGCTAGATTCGTTTCAGTCTAACCATGAAGGCGCTTTGGTCGATGCGATTCACGGGGCGATGGGCGTTCAGGATGGACTACTGATTAATCCCGGAGCGTATACCCACACTAGCATTGCCATTCGAGACGCGATCGCCGCTGTAGCGCTGCCCACGGTCGAGGTTCATCTCAGCAACGTCTATCGGCGGGAGTCCTTTCGGCATCATTCCTACATTGCACCCGTTGCAGTTGGACAGATCAGTGGGTTTGGCGCGTTTAGCTATGTTCTTGGACTTCGCGCCCTGGTTCACCATCTCACCCACGTTCTTCTGGAGTAG
- a CDS encoding GAF domain-containing sensor histidine kinase, whose protein sequence is MPSPDQDSFSQNGEPAHSVEKSIEEQRLKTLNDLGLMDAESVPIFEEATQTAAHLLDARICVLGLMDKQRQWFKSAVGLSRIGLMNELATTRQLPRADALCRHVVESRQVLVLNDASAHPDFADTLLVRHYGIRAYLSAPLIAGNGQCVGTLAVLSLQPRDFSTREVELLELIARWSMSEYERNYLLRRSPQPMMKSPKGAIAASPTTSIKADLIAQMAQELRTPLTSILGMASVLNREIYGPLTEKQKEYLAIVHNSGQTLLSLINEILELGALNDTNCVLNLAPIDIEMLCQQAFSTLQQVAQRREQRIRLTVEPGNRIWMLDKEKMRQMLYHLVFSVIQSASTESIIRVHISRKQSALTITVWTSHPWLGEGLPAADLYTGQMLTPAELSQAHASSYGWSAGDPQKSALFQSDTADGSVPQNMLRQSLGLMLSRQLAELHGGTINIQGSAETGYRYVVSVPQSAELGELE, encoded by the coding sequence ATGCCTAGCCCAGATCAGGATTCGTTCTCCCAGAACGGAGAGCCAGCGCACAGTGTCGAAAAGAGCATAGAAGAACAGCGCCTTAAAACCCTGAACGACCTTGGGTTAATGGATGCTGAAAGTGTGCCGATTTTTGAGGAAGCGACTCAAACGGCTGCCCATCTTTTGGATGCTCGAATTTGTGTGCTGGGGCTGATGGACAAGCAGCGCCAGTGGTTCAAATCTGCGGTCGGGCTATCGCGAATTGGGCTGATGAATGAACTGGCGACAACCCGCCAGCTTCCCCGCGCCGACGCGCTGTGTCGCCATGTGGTCGAAAGCCGCCAGGTGCTTGTGCTAAATGACGCTTCGGCCCATCCCGATTTTGCGGACACCCTGCTGGTGCGGCACTATGGCATTCGAGCCTACCTCAGCGCTCCTCTGATTGCGGGCAATGGTCAATGTGTTGGGACGCTCGCCGTCCTGAGCTTGCAGCCGCGTGATTTTTCGACCCGTGAAGTGGAACTGCTGGAGCTAATTGCCCGCTGGAGTATGAGCGAGTATGAGCGCAACTATCTCCTGCGGCGATCGCCCCAGCCCATGATGAAATCTCCCAAGGGGGCGATCGCCGCGTCGCCCACCACCTCGATCAAGGCAGATCTAATTGCTCAAATGGCTCAGGAACTCCGCACCCCCCTCACGTCGATCCTGGGCATGGCCAGCGTCCTCAACCGTGAAATCTACGGCCCGCTGACAGAAAAGCAGAAGGAGTATCTGGCAATCGTCCACAACAGCGGTCAAACCTTGCTCTCGCTAATCAATGAAATTTTAGAACTGGGCGCACTCAACGACACAAACTGCGTCCTAAACCTTGCGCCAATTGACATAGAAATGCTGTGTCAACAGGCGTTTAGCACCCTCCAGCAGGTGGCACAACGGCGAGAACAGCGCATTCGGCTGACCGTCGAGCCGGGCAACCGCATTTGGATGCTCGACAAAGAAAAAATGCGTCAGATGCTCTATCACCTGGTGTTCAGCGTGATTCAGTCTGCCAGCACCGAAAGCATTATCCGCGTCCACATTTCTCGCAAGCAGTCGGCGCTGACCATTACCGTGTGGACTTCGCATCCCTGGCTGGGTGAGGGGCTTCCGGCTGCTGACCTGTATACCGGGCAAATGCTGACCCCAGCCGAATTGTCTCAAGCCCATGCGTCGTCCTACGGCTGGTCTGCGGGCGATCCCCAGAAGTCTGCACTTTTTCAAAGTGACACTGCTGACGGCTCGGTCCCACAGAACATGCTCCGCCAAAGCCTGGGGCTGATGCTCAGTCGGCAGCTCGCAGAACTCCACGGAGGCACGATCAACATCCAGGGTTCGGCTGAAACGGGCTATCGATATGTGGTCAGCGTTCCGCAGTCTGCTGAGCTAGGCGAACTGGAGTAG